The following proteins come from a genomic window of Sebastes fasciatus isolate fSebFas1 chromosome 6, fSebFas1.pri, whole genome shotgun sequence:
- the LOC141769599 gene encoding interleukin-1 beta-like, whose translation MESEMTCNVSEMWSPKMPEGLDFEISYHPLTMKRVVNLIFAMERFKGGRSETVQGTGFRDEDLLNIMLENLVEEEIVFGCESAPPAQITWTGEEQCSITDGEKRSLVQVQNSMELHAVMLQGGGGTTKVHLNMSTYLHPTPRVLGRTVALGIRGTNPNLYLCCRKTGANPTLHLEAVENKSLLSGLGASISPDSDMVRFLFYRQDTGVNITTLMSVAHPDWFICTAEQDNKPLEMCMESANLYRTFNIREEA comes from the exons atgGAATCCGAGATGACATGCAACGTGAGCGAGATGTGGAGCCCCAAGATGCCCGAGGGACTGGACTTTGAGATTTCCTATCATCCACTGACAATGAAGCGCGTGGTCAACCTCATCTTCGCCATGGAGAGGTTTAAGGGCGGCCGCTCAGAAACCGTGCAGGGCACTGGATTCAGAGATGAAGACCTGCTCAACATCATGCTGGAGAACCTGGTGGAAG AGGAAATTGTGTTCGGGTGTGAATCAGCTCCACCAGCTCAGATCACCTGGACGGGCGAGGAACAGTGCAGCATCACCGACGGCGAGAAGAGGAGCTTAGTTCAGGTCCAAAACAGCATGGAGCTCCACGCAGTGATGCTGCAGGGAGGCGGTGGCACCACAAAAG TTCACCTGAACATGTCGACCTACTTGCACCCTACACCCAGAGTTCTGGGCAGAACTGTGGCTCTGGGCATCCGGGGCACAAATCCAAATCTCTACCTGTGTTGCCGCAAGACTGGTGCCAATCCTACCTTGCATCTGGAG GCGGTGGAGAACAAAAGTCTGTTGAGTGGATTGGGTGCGAGCATCAGCCCGGACAGCGACATGGTGCGATTTCTCTTCTACAGACAGGACACCGGGGTGAACATCACCACCCTCATGTCTGTCGCCCACCCTGACTGGTTCATCTGCACAGCAGAGCAGGACAACAAGCCGTTGGAAATGTGCATGGAGTCCGCCAACCTCTACCGGACCTTCAACATCCGAGAGGAGGCTTAA
- the ckap2l gene encoding cytoskeleton-associated protein 2-like, whose protein sequence is MEEEETVSILSRKELRKQKLMEYLAGKGKLKQPNPKAYLREGCQIKKPVASTQKVVMGKENKAPADRFRYEHTKIPTLAAQSTKHPAARGAFGVTNKVNVKASILTGRPNSTNCSSATSGPAKPKLNHNPVLAGTYTVLPSKSNPDAASHLKRQPNTRIPSSGRASSNAARTAATKSNSRFSSSSNVTQTCPMKTVSVRMSLGPMVKTKTGLIPALIQPRNSQSQNLTHTSAAAADSTTTTTSVANKVRSSTSSSVSVSQRSAMAPRKTLPTTALNNHERTRAGIKVQNQNKSNSKPLLGKHSQPSCKTQLSSGLKSTSTSSKCTAAPIKPEGRVGTAGQPTNGSTKQRSVGKGQKNGQTCKVASQTSSGPASRCSSRAVSGVMQAAELGGKTKTDGKKGHSSANAPPPQTGVKRISAPVMSQTVPRPGRTISYTGQATHTKTPKVPVKVVPQTEGKKLTAAQEERMRKLQEWREAKGISYKRPPMPVKAHVRRTMAVPQPFWGTMNEEDEAHSLISAVDRSLADCIKLLGEGCPPDQVKEVLSRLPAVSKKFAKYWICQARLMEQEGNRDVLPMFEEAVGVVLEPVDELRTVVFEILKKKDEIQASAEYEKKEDQISTAESTPVSIDNPMMTPKPVRALIWGEKGNSSVVKYKITATPGGPPSQQKEPVRVNGQEVRFFTPVRRSVRIERSSLRYPASLQDHDLCVASYNDLISEEDDERSEKQKGVETSPSANNTPMYIYRQNEALDDKVFVQLVYDEGV, encoded by the exons atggaggaagaagagacCGTATCGATACTTTCCAGAAAAG AGCTGCGTAAGCAGAAGTTGATGGAATACTTGGCAGGAAAAGGAAAGCTGAAACAGCCCAACCCTAA GGCATACCTCCGTGAAGGCTGTCAGATTAAGAAACCTGTGGCTTCTACACAGAAG gtTGTTATGGGGAAAGAGAACAAGGCGCCAGCTGACAGATTCAGATATGAACACACAAAAATTCCAACTCTGGCTGCTCAATCCACAAAACACCCTGCTGCCAGAGGAGCATTTGGTGTCACAAACAAAGTGAATGTAAAAGCCAGCATCCTGACTGGACGGCCGAATAGTACCAATTGTTCATCTGCAACTAGTGGCCCGGCAAAGCCAAAACTTAATCACAACCCTGTGCTGGCAGGAACGTACACTGTTTTGCCCTCCAAATCCAACCCGGATGCAGCCAGCCATCTCAAAAGGCAGCCAAACACAAGAATACCATCTTCTGGCAGAGCCTCTTCAAATGCAGCTCGTACAGCTGCAACAAAGTCAAACAGCAGATTCAGCAGTAGCTCCAATGTTACCCAGACATGTCCAATGAAGACAGTCAGTGTCAGGATGAGTCTCGGCCCCAtggtcaaaacaaaaacaggactcattcctgcttTGATCCAGCCAAGAAACAGTCAAAGTCAAAACTTAACACACACCTCTGCCGCCGCAGCTGattccaccaccaccactacttcTGTAGCTAACAAGGTGCGATCCAGCACATCATCATCCGTTTCTGTTTCCCAGAGGTCTGCCATGGCTCCGAGGAAAACTTTACCTACCACCGCTCTAAACAACCATGAGAGAACAAGAGCTGGGATTAAAGTTCAAAATCAGAACAAGTCCAACTCTAAACCACTTTTGGGTAAACATTCACAGCCATCTTGTAAGACTCAACTATCAAGTGGACTGAAATCGACGTCCACCTCCTCCAAGTGCACAGCAGCACCTATTAAGCCAGAGGGTAGAGTAGGGACAGCTGGTCAGCCCACAAACGGGTCCACAAAGCAGAGATCTGTGGGGAAAGGGCAGAAAAATGGCCAAACATGCAAAGTGGCCTCCCAAACATCCTCGGGGCCGGCGAGCAGGTGCAGTTCCAGAGCGGTCAGTGGGGTTATGCAAGCTGCTGAGCTGGGAGGGAAAACTAAGACAGATGGCAAAAAGGGACACAGTTCAGCAAATGCCCCTCCACCACAAACAGGTGTAAAAAGAATAAGCGCTCCAGTGATGTCCCAGACGGTGCCACGGCCTGGCAGGACCATCAGCTATACCGGtcaggccacacacacaaagacaccaaAGGTCCCAGTCAAGGTCGTTCCTCAGACTGAGGGGAAGAAGCTGACTGCTGCCCAAGAGGAAAGAAT GAGAAAACTACAGGAATGGCGGGAAGCCAAGGGCATTTCCTACAAGCGTCCCCCAATGCCGGTAAAAGCTCACGTCAGGCGCACTATGGCCGTGCCCCAGCCTTTCTGGGGCACCATGAATGAGGAAGACGAGGCCCACTCCCTGATCAGTGCTGTGGACCGATCCCTGGCGGACTGCATCAAATTGCTTGGCGAG GGTTGCCCTCCAGACCAGGTGAAGGAGGTTCTCTCACGGCTGCCAGCAGTGTCCAAGAAGTTTGCCAAATACTGGATCTGCCAGGCCCGCCTGATGGAACAAGAGGGCAACCGGGATGTCCTGCCCATGTTTGAAGAGGCTGTTGGTGTTGTGTTGGAG CCAGTGGACGAGCTGCGGACTGTGGTGTTTGAGATTCTGAAGAAAAAGGACGAGATCCAAG CATCCGCAGAATATGAGAAAAAGGAGGACCAAATTTCAACAGCTGAAAGCACTCCCGTGAGTATCGACAACCCAATGATGACTCCTAAACCTGTCAGAGCTCTCATCTGGGGAGAGAAAGGAAACTCTTCTGTAGTCAAGTACAAGATCACAGCAACTCCTGG TGGCCCTCCAAGCCAACAGAAGGAACCCGTGCGGGTCAACGGCCAGGAGGTGCGCTTCTTCACTCCAGTTCGACGCTCAGTGCGAATCGAGAGATCCTCACTCCGATACCCCGCGTCCCTCCAGGACCACGATCTCTGCGTGGCCTCCTACAATGACCTGATCTCCGAGGAAGATGACGAGAGAAGTGAAAAGCAGAAGGGCGTGGAAACCAGCCCGTCTGCTAACAACACGCCGATGTACATCTACAGACAGAACGAAGCACTTGATGACAAAGTGTTCGTCCAGCTAGTCTACGATGAAGGCGTTTAG